A stretch of Lathyrus oleraceus cultivar Zhongwan6 chromosome 6, CAAS_Psat_ZW6_1.0, whole genome shotgun sequence DNA encodes these proteins:
- the LOC127094153 gene encoding exocyst complex component EXO84B, giving the protein MESSSATKFRFRDHSIPVSRNSIHSSEPSSDDVVSIVSLSNSNISDQPDDNAKLDIESITGRGIKHLCDELQELKEAANLDLHKNICANYSSFLRILEEVTGVENELVQLENHFLSHQMLVKDLKDRIYPKILSINLTIEECLDFVVPSPPSELEAHINDVSEKMDILMSENKLDEALQVLESAYEDEALSNSDDEILLYNIMISEKKSMIIQQLIQMVENKRIEVPELKSALTTLCRLGDTQLAIHLLLKFYHLCIITGTNNLQWSSSSLNEIYIRKLAKFVFSMISQAAKSFEMLCGETSPYASELVLWSYEETMSFINCFDKFVKCTSEVSVGLSSAIKAAKFAFSYCSLLGKNQKLVLLPYLVEHLYPCMEKVLNTHINHFKKVIPIFSISDSWILEKYIVSRVFGGDGSSTEQPDYCLLTSSGRKVLTLLQAIAEDISPLVALEMENLVTSGLKNLFTEYIIILERALTYETNEMEEDSPRIKLAESLTQQVSILANLSTLVQFLSTMVKGIFSSRSSNHMDSQVVKNHSIVHQHQELDDFLLFIEESSIKLRNVFCQQLILRMLSTCSSHEIFSAIHYNDLFDANKTHNPMPSAIFQVLFLELRKIEKLEDENVFEVNWLMELLREVMVCMFILVSKNKEINATKEEHVILQTNEAKQFILDVQFLVEIGMYGGYFSTDPLLLLTVMKSTFNSAGHDPFKDADSDDWAIDVATGTIQNLLEIEKTSLHPKESRVTIKDDLHEHEDQTKESTYECNFSEVDDKTYLEDNVDSEEHESEVAIDAETDSSTFSSREGSLAERDCVDIDNVNMRQLSISYVQLENTDFEKVTDAGNDELSLTPSLGIAGQNSDNQTQRTDL; this is encoded by the exons ATGGAATCCTCATCTGCCACCAAGTTCCGGTTCCGAGACCACTCGATTCCGGTGTCTCGAAACTCTATACACTCTTCAGAGCCGAGCTCAGACGACGTTGTTTCCATCGTCTCGCTCTCTAATTCTAATATCTCTGATCAGCCGGATGATAACGCCAAACTTGATATTGAATCCATCACTGGAAGG GGCATCAAACATTTGTGTGACGAACTTCAAGAACTCAAGGAAGCAGCAAATTTAGATCTACACAAAAATATATGTGCTAACTATTCATCATTCCTTAG AATACTAGAGGAAGTGACAGGAGTGGAAAATGAGCTTGTGCAACTAGAAAACCACTTCTTATCACATCAAATGTTGGTCAAGGATCTTAAAGATCGCATATATCCTAAGATATTGTCTATAAACTTAACCATTGAAGAATGTTTAGATTTTGTAGTACCATCTCCACCGAGCGAGTTAGAAGCTCATATCAATGATGTTTCAGAAAAGATGGATATTCTCATGTCAGAAAACAAACTAGATGAAGCCCTTCAAGTTCTAGAATCTGCATACGAAGATGAAGCTCTCTCTAATAGTGATGATGAGATACTGCTATATAACATAATGATTTCCGAGAAAAAGTCAATGATTATACAACAGTTGATACAGATGGTTGAGAATAAAAGAATAGAAGTACCAGAACTCAAAAGTGCACTAACTACACTTTGCAGGCTTGGTGATACTCAACTTGCTATTCATCTATTGCTTAAATTTTACCATTTGTGCATTATAACCGGAACAAACAATCTGCAATGGTCAAGTTCGTCGTTAAATGAGATATATATCAGAAAGCTAGCAAAGTTTGTGTTTTCTATGATCTCACAAGCGGCTAAGAGCTTTGAGATGTTATGTGGGGAAACTTCTCCTTATGCCTCAGAACTTGTGTTATGGTCATATGAAGAAACAATGTCATTTATTAATTGTTTTGATAAATTTGTTAAATGCACATCAGAAGTAAGTGTTGGGTTGTCCTCTGCTATAAAGGCTGCCAAGTTTGCGTTTTCGTATTGTTCTTTACTAGGTAAAAATCAGAAACTAGTGCTGCTGCCATACCTGGTAGAGCATCTCTACCCCTGCATGGAAAAGGTTTTGAATACACATATAAACCACTTTAAGAAAGTTATTCCTATATTCTCAATAAGTGATTCTTGGATTTTAGAGAAATACATCGTGTCTCGAGTGTTTGGTGGAGATGGATCTTCGACAGAGCAACCTGATTATTGCCTGCTAACTTCCAGTGGCCGGAAGGTTCTGACCCTATTGCAG GCGATTGCAGAGGATATTTCTCCTTTAGTTGCCCTTGAAATGGAAAATCTCGTCACTAGTGGCCTCAAGAACCTCTTTACTGAGTATATTATCATACTCGAAAGAGCCCTTACTTATGAAACAAATGAAATGGAGGAAGATAGTCCTAGAATCAAGTTAGCTGAGTCACTGACACAGCAGGTTTCTATTTTGGCCAATTTGTCAACATTAGTGCAGTTTCTCTCTACTATGGTTAAAGGTATCTTTAGCAGCAGAAGCAGTAATCACATGGATTCACAAGTAGTGAAGAACCATTCAATTGTTCATCAGCATCAAGAACTTGATGATTTCCTCTTGTTTATTGAAGAGAGCTCCATTAAGTTGAGAAATGTGTTCTGCCAGCAATTAATTCTCAGAATGTTATCTACTTGTAGCAGCCATGAAATATTTTCAGCAATTCACTACAATGATCTGTTTGATGCTAACAAAACCCACAATCCAATGCCCTCTGCAATATTTCAG GTTTTATTTCTAGAGCTGAGGAAAATTGAAAAACTTGAAGACGAAAATGTGTTTGAAGTGAATTGGTTGATGGAATTACTGAGGGAGGTGATGGTGTGTATGTTTATTTTGGTTTCCAAGAACAAAGAGATCAATGCAACAAAAGAAGAGCATGTTATCTTACAAACTAATGAGGCCAAACAG TTTATTTTGGATGTGCAATTCCTAGTGGAAATTGGAATGTATGGAGGATACTTCTCCACTGATCCTTTGCTCCTTCTAACTGTCATGAAATCAACCTTTAACTCAGCTGGACATGACCCTTTCAA AGATGCAGATAGTGATGATTGGGCTATAGATGTTGCTACTGGAACAATTCAAAATCTGTTGGAGATTGAGAAAACAAGTTTACATCCAAAAGAGTCTAGAGTTACCATCAAAGACGACCTGCACGAACACGAAGACCAAACTAAGGAATCCACATATGAGTGTAATTTTTCAGAGGTAGATGATAAAACTTATTTGGAGGATAACGTAGACTCGGAGGAGCATGAGTCAGAAGTTGCTATTGATGCAGAAACGGATTCATCAACATTTAGTTCTAGGGAGGGATCATTAGCAGAGAGAGATTGTGTTGATATAGATAATGTAAATATGAGACAACTTAGTATCAGTTATGTGCAATTAGAGAATACTGATTTTGAAAAGGTAACAGATGCAGGAAATGACGAATTGAGTCTCACACCTTCGTTGGGTATTGCAGGACAGAATTCTGATAATCAAACTCAGAGAACTGACCtataa